From the genome of Alosa sapidissima isolate fAloSap1 chromosome 14, fAloSap1.pri, whole genome shotgun sequence, one region includes:
- the trpm7 gene encoding transient receptor potential cation channel subfamily M member 7 isoform X3, protein MKYSDVKLGENEMPELEEWSMEKHTEENPTDAYGTINFQGGSHSYRAKYCRLSYDSTPESVLRLMLKEWQMELPKILISVHGGVQNFDLHPRIKQVVGKGLIKAAVTTGAWILTGGVNTGVAKHVGDALKEHSSRSSRKICTIGIAPWGVIENRNDLIGRDVVAPYQTLLNPLSKLNVLNNLHSHFILVDDGTVGKYGAEVNLRRELEKHINLQRIHARIGQGVPVVALIFEGGPNVILTVLEYLQESPPVPVVVCEGTGRAADILAYVHKQTEEGGGLPDGVEADIIATIKKTFNFSHSDAIHLFQTLMECMKNKELITVFHVGAEEHQDIDVAILKAFLKGTSASAFDQLVLTLAWDRVDIAKDHVLLYGQQLLVGSLEQAMLDALVMDRVDFVKLLIENGVSMHRFLTINRLEELYNTKQSPTNPTLFHLVRDVKQGNLPPNYKITLIDVGLVIEYLMGGTYRCNYTRKRFRIIYNNLHGNNRRSGRHAPSGSNLRKSHESFSIQADKKEKTRHNHFIKTAQPYKPKLESTTEQAKKKSKEDIVDIDDPETRRFPYPFNELLVWAVLMKRQKMALFFWQHGEESMAKALVACKLCRSMGYEAKRSDVVDDTSDELKDYSNEFGQLAVDLLEESFRQDETMAMKLLTYELKNWSNSTCLKLAVSSHLRPFVAHTCTQMLLSDMWMGRLNMRKNSWYKVILSILVPPAILLLEYKTKAEMSHIPQSQDAHQMEDSDHNLQNPVEDIQMDVFKEVRMNDNVEVKNEPEVHVRSRRLPITRKFYAFYHAPIVKFWFNTLAYLGFLMLYSYVVLVRMPAFPSPQEWVVILYIFTSAIEKLREMFMSEAGKIGQKIKVWFSDYFNISDFAAIVSFFVGFGLRFGEDDVFIAGRTMYCLNIIFWYVRLLDILAVNQQAGPYVMMIGKMVANMFYIVVIMAIVLLSFGVPRKAILYPNETASWTLAKDVVFQPYWMMYGEVYAYEIDVCAENADSYYASLCRSGVWLTPLLQAVYLFVQYILMVNLLIAFFNNVYMQVKSMSNLVWKYQRYHFIMVYHERPVLPPPLISLSHLVSLFAYICRKRKKDSSSYGPKLFLTEEDQKKLHDFEEQCVETYFHEKDDQFHTGSDERIRVTSDRVESMFIQMKEVGNKVNFIKRSLHTLDSQIGHLQDLSALTVDTLKALTAQHASEASKVHNQITRELSLTKNLASSVADGGTGLPHKSSALARRSAAYFPPASACGNIAESLFGSSTYEVGPRRPGPELAQALNPERRPGTALILPEAGPSGSALSHSAAATAMTPPELRLRGHPFLERRPGRPPPDDTPSSLPGAPPPAAQFFVSTPSQPTATSTFRRLSQVTPSEQDPLPESSTVEFGAFVGKSDPHSSSDEELEEEEDARSVYPTVLIVSKTSDIARPVSMPACAKRDRPVSMPACAKSDGYVNQAFSDDEDAIEVCIDPGSQGSASEAAQSQSPSDPPSPANDSSQGESSHADCEPAPAAGRSPEEKAPAKPPKHRHNGKGVLHRLRLAARGRGHKDDVDLQHSFPRDDAAGSRQPSPSKKSKGMGHAEGQMRTVNSYAGFTEFDRNPSFLHPESTLSKREHSRVSAEDILVHKDPRAALLLERVQGKSAQASSLSPQDEALNAAACLYTTRHTHLGPRKDSIGSPFKPMESYQYSAVERNNLMRLSQSIPFTPVPPRGEPVTVYRLEESSPHTINNSMSSWAQRGLCAKIEFLSKEEMGGGLRRALKVLCTWSEYDILKPGHLYIVKSFLPEVVNTWQSIYKEETVLHLCLREIQQQRAAQKLTFAFNQLRPKSIPYSPRFLEVFLLYCHSAGQWFAIEECITGEFRKFNNNNGDEIVPTNLLEETMLAFSHWSYEYTRGELLVLDLQGVGEILTDPSVIKSGEKGSHNMIFGPANLGDDAIRNFRAKHHCNSCCRKLKLPDLKRNEYTPDKVTLSQDPPPDDSSLPGSSTKEQRHSMRLML, encoded by the exons ATGAAATACTCGGATGTGAAATTGGGTGAGAATGAGATGCCCGAGCTGGAGGAGTGGTCTATGGAGAAGCACACCGAGGAGAACCCCACCGATGCCTACGGCACCATCAACTTCCAGGGAGGATCCCACTCCTACAGAGCCAAG TACTGTCGACTATCCTACGATTCGACGCCAGAGAGTGTCCTTCGCCTAATGCTAAAAGAATGGCAGATGGAGCTTCCCAAAATCCTCATATCTGTCCATGGAGGCGTCCAGAACTTCGACCTGCATCCACGCATCAAGCAGGTGGTGGGGAAGGGCCTGATCAAAGCTGCTGTCACCACCGGAGCATGGATCCTCACTGGTGGAGTCAACACAG GTGTGGCCAAACATGTTGGGGACGCCCTGAAAGAGCACTCTTCGAGATCCTCACGGAAAATTTGCACTATTGGGATTGCCCCCTGGGGGGTTATAGAGAATAGGAACGACCTCATTGGAAGAGAT GTGGTCGCCCCATACCAAACCCTGCTGAACCCCCTGAGCAAGCTGAACGTGCTCAACAACCTCCACTCGCATTTCATCCTAGTGGATGATGGGACAGTGGGGAAATACGGGGCGGAGGTCAACCTGCGGCGAGAGCTGGAGAAGCACATTAACCTGCAGAGGATCCATGCCA ggaTCGGTCAGGGTGTCCCAGTGGTGGCTCTGATCTTTGAGGGGGGCCCCAATGTGATCCTGACGGTGCTGGAGTACCTGCAGGAGAGCCCCCCAGTGCCCGTGGTGGTGTGTGAGGGTACCGGCCGGGCCGCTGACATCCTGGCCTACGTGCACAAACAGACCGAAGAAGGAGG GGGACTCCCAGACGGTGTTGAGGCCGACATCATTGCTACAATCAAGAAGACATTCAACTTCAGCCACAGTGATGCCATCCACCTTTTCCAGACGTTAATGGAATGCATGAAGAACAAAGAATTG ATAACAGTCTTTCATGTAGGAGCAGAGGAGCACCAAGATATAGATGTTGCCATACTCAAAGCCTTCTTAAAAG GCACAAGTGCTTCTGCCTTTGACCAACTCGTCCTAACCCTGGCCTGGGACCGAGTGGACATAGCTAAGGATCATGTGTTGCTGTATGGACAGCAGTTACTG GTTGGGTCTTTGGAACAAGCCATGTTAGATGCCCTTGTAATGGATCGTGTGGACTTTGTCAAGCTGCTTATTGAGAATGGGGTCAGCATGCATCGATTCCTAACTATCAATCGTCTGGAGGAACTTTACAACACG AAACAATCACCAACAAATCCAACTCTCTTTCATCTTGTCAGAGATGTCAAACAG GGTAACTTGCCACCAAACTACAAAATAACACTAATTGATGTGGGCCTCGTCATTGAGTACCTCATGGGTGGAACTTACAGATGCAACTATACAAGAAAACGCTTTAGAATAATCTACAACAACCTTCATGGAAATAATCGG CGGTCTGGTCGCCATGCACCCAGTGGCTCCAACCTCCGCAAGAGCCACGAGTCCTTCAGCATTCAGGCAGACAAGAAAGAGAAGACCAGGCACAATCACTTCATCAAGACTGCTCAGCCTTACAAGCCCAAG CTGGAATCCACGACTGAGCAGGCCAAGAAGAAGAGCAAAGAGGACATCGTGGACATTGACGATCCCGAGACTCGGCGTTTCCCCTACCCCTTCAACGAGCTGCTAGTGTGGGCCGTGCTGATGAAGCGGCAGAAGATGGCCCTCTTCTTCTGGCAGCATGGCGAGGAGTCCATGGCCAAGGCCCTGGTGGCCTGCAAGCTGTGCCGCTCCATGGGCTACGAAGCCAAGCGCAGTGATGTGGTGGACGACACTTCAGACGAACTGAAGGATTACTCCAA TGAATTTGGCCAACTGGCTGTGGACCTGCTGGAGGAGTCCTTCCGTCAGGATGAGACCATGGCCATGAAGCTGCTGACCTACGAGCTGAAGAACTGGAGCAACTCCACCTGTCTGAAGCTGGCCGTGTCCTCGCACCTGCGGCCCTTTGTTGCCCACACCTGCACCCAGATGCTGCTATCCGACATGTGGATGGGTCGTCTCAACATGCGCAAAAACTCCTGGTATAAG GTCATTTTGAGCATTTTAGTCCCCCCTGCCATCCTTCTGTTGGAGTACAAGACAAAAGCAGAGATGTCGCACATCCCACAGTCTCAGGATGCCCATCAGATGGAGGACAGTGACCACAACCTACAGAATCCAGTGGAAGACATCCAAATG GATGTTTTCAAAGAAGTTCGAATGAACGACAATGTTGAGGTCAAGAATGAGCCCGAGGTCCATGTGCGTTCCAGGAGGTTACCCATCACCAGGAAATTCTATGCATTCTACCACGCTCCCATTGTGAAATTCTGGTTCAACACG TTAGCTTACTTGGGCTTTCTGATGCTCTACTCGTACGTTGTACTGGTCAGAATGCCAGCGTTCCCTTCACCACAGGAGTGGGTGGTCATCCTCTACATATTCACGTCTGCCATTGAGAAACTACGTGAG ATGTTTATGTCTGAGGCTGGGAAGATAGGTCAAAAGATCAAAGTCTGGTTCAGTGACTATTTTAACATATCAGACTTTGCTGCAATCGTGTCTTTTTTTGTGGGATTCGGTTTGAGATTTGGAGAAGATGATGTCTTTATTGCTGGAAGAACTATGTATTGCTTGAATATTATATTTTGGTACGTGCGTCTCCTTGATATCCTGGCCGTGAACCAGCAAGCTGGACCATATGTTATGATGATCGGCAAAATG GTGGCCAACATGTTTTACATTGTGGTGATCATGGCGATAGTGCTTTTGAGCTTCGGCGTCCCCAGAAAAGCCATCCTGTACCCGAACGAGACTGCCTCATGGACACTGGCCAAAGATGTGGTCTTTCAGCCATACTGGATGATGTACGGTGAAGTGTATGCATATGAAATCGACG TGTGTGCGGAGAATGCGGATTCCTATTATGCCAGTCTCTGTAGAAGTGGAGTCTGGCTGACACCACTCCTGCAAGCGGTCTACCTCTTTGTTCAGTACATTCTCATGGTCAATCTCCTCATAGCCTTCTTCAA CAATGTGTACATGCAAGTCAAATCCATGTCCAACCTGGTGTGGAAGTATCAGCGGTATCACTTCATCATGGTGTACCACGAGAGGCCGGTCCTGccccctcccctcatctccCTCAGTCACCTGGTCTCTCTCTTCGCCTACATctgcaggaagaggaagaaggacAGTTCCTCATACGGCCCGA AGCTGTTTCTCACCGAGGAAGACCAAAAGAAACTGCACGACTTTGAGGAgcagtgtgttgaaacataCTTCCATGAGAAGGATGACCAGTTTCACACGGGCAGTGATGAGAGGATCAGAGTGACCTCAGACAG GGTTGAAAGCATGTTTATTCAGATGAAGGAAGTTGGCAACAAGGTGAACTTCATCAAGCGCTCACTGCACACACTGGATTCCCAGATTGGGCACCTGCAGGATCTCTCGGCCCTGACAGTGGACACGCTGAAGGCTCTGACTGCACAGCACGCCTCTGAGGCCAGCAAGGTGCACAACCAGATCACGCGTGAGCTGAGCCTCACCAAGAACCTGGCGTCCAGTGTGGCCGATGGCGGGACTGGACTGCCGCACAAGTCGTCGGCACTGGCCCGCCGGAGCGCCGCCTACTTCCCGCCTGCCTCGGCGTGTGGCAACATTGCGGAGTCGCTGTTCGGCAGCAGCACTTACGAGGTGGGCCCCCGGCGGCCGGGGCCAGAGTTGGCTCAGGCCCTCAACCCGGAGCGGCGGCCGGGCACAGCACTCATCCTCCCGGAGGCTGGACCCTCGGGCAGTGCCTTATCCCACAGTGCTGCCGCCACCGCCATGACCCCGCCGGAACTGCGTCTGCGGGGTCACCCTTTCCTGGAGCGGAGGCCTGGCCGCCCTCCGCCGGACGACACCCCGAGCAGCCTTCCGGGGGCCCCGCCTCCGGCCGCCCAGTTCTTCGTGAGCACCCCCTCCCAGCCCACGGCCACCTCCACATTCCGCAGGCTCTCCCAGGTCACCCCGTCAGAGCAGGATCCCCTGCCCGAGAGCTCCACTGTGGAGTTTGGGGCCTTCGTTGGTAAGTCTGATCCTCATAGTAGTAGTgatgaggagctggaggaggaggaagacgcCCGCTCTGTTTATCCCACTGTTCTCATAGTCTCAAAGACGTCTGACATCGCTCGCCCCGTTTCCATGCCCGCATGCGCTAAGAGGGACCGCCCCGTTTCCATGCCCGCATGCGCTAAGAGTGATGGCTATGTCAATCAGGCCTTCAGTGATGATGAGGATGCCATAGAGGTTTGTATTGACCCAGGTAGTCAGGGTAGCGCCAGTGAAGCGGCCCAATCACAATCGCCCTCGGACCCCCCAAGCCCGGCAAACGACTCATCCCAGGGAGAGAGCAGCCATGCTGATTGTGAGCCGGCCCCTGCTGCTGGGAGGTCCCCCGAGGAGAAGGCCCCTGCCAAGCCCCCAAAGCATAGGCACAATGGTAAAGGAGTGCTGCACAGACTGAGACTCGCAGCCAGAGGCCGAG GCCATAAGGACGACGTGGATCTGCAGCACTCTTTCCCCAGAGACGACGCTGCTGGCAGCCGACAGCCCAGTCCATCCAAGAAGTCCAAGGGAATG GGTCATGCTGAAGGTCAGATGAGGACCGTGAACTCGTACGCTGGCTTCACAGAGTTTGACAGGAACCCTTCATTTCTGCATCCGGAGTCAA CTCTCAGCAAACGGGAACACAGTCGAGTGTCTGCAGAGGACATCCTTGTTCATAAGGACCCACgcgctgctctgctgctg GAGCGCGTACAAGGCAAATCGGCCCAGGCCAGCAGTCT AAGCCCACAAGATGAAGCCCTCAATG CTGCAGCATGCTTGTacacaaccagacacacacacctgggaccCAGGAAAGACT CTATCGGGTCTCCGTTCAAGCCAATGGAAAGTTACCAGTACTCAG CTGTGGAGCGTAATAACCTGATGCGGTTGTCCCAGAGCATCCCGTTCACCCCTGTGCCCCCTAGAG GGGAGCCAGTGACTGTGTACCGGCTGGAAGAGAGCTCCCCCCACACAATCAACAACAGCATGTCCTCCTGGGCCCAGCGCGGCCTCTGTGCCAAAATTGAGTTCCTCAGCAAGGAGGAGATGGGTGGCGGCCTGCGCCGTGCCCTCAAGGTCCTCTGCACCTGGTCCGAGTACGACATCCTCAAGCCGGGCCACCTCTACATCGTCAAGTCCTTCCTGCCCGAAGTGGTCAACACCTGGCAGAGCATCTACAAGGAGGAGACCGTGCTTCACCTTTGTCTCAGG GAAATTCAGCAGCAGAGGGCTGCACAGAAACTAACCTTTGCCTTTAACCAGTTGAGGCCGAAGTCGATCCCTTACTCTCCCAG ATTTCTAGAGGTGTTCCTGCTCTACTGTCACTCTGCTGGTCAGTGGTTTGCCATTGAGGAGTGCATCACCGGAGAGTTCCGCaagttcaacaacaacaatggcgACGAGATCGTCCCCACCAACCTGCTGGAGGAGACCATGCTGGCCTTCAGCCACTGGTCGTACGAGTACACCAGAGGAGAGCTCTTAGTACTTGAcctgcaag GGGTTGGGGAGATTCTGACGGATCCCTCTGTGATCAAGAGTGGTGAAAAGGG ATCGCATAACATGATCTTTGGACCCGCAAACCTGGGGGATGACGCAATAAGGAACTTCCGTGCTAAACATCACTGTAACTCCTGCTGTCGCAAACTCAAGCTTCCTG ACCTGAAGCGAAATGAGTATACACCAGACAAGGTGACTCTGTCCCAAGACCCCCCGCCCGATGACTCCTCCCTACCCGGAAGCAGCACCAAAGAGCAGCGACATTCCATGCGCCTCATGCTTTGA